ACCACCGACGTAACCGGCACCATTCAACTGCCGGAAGGTGTGGAAATGGTTATGCCCGGTGACAACGTCAACCTGGAAATCAAGCTGATCACCCCTATCGCCATCGAAGAAGGGCTGCGCTTCGCCATCCGGGAAGGCGGCCGCACCGTGGGCGCCGGCGTGGTCACCTCGGTTATTGAGTAAACAAATTCTATCTCAGCATTCTCAGGAGTCGCCCGGGCGACTCCTGAAATCTTTCCTGTCGATCGCTTCTATTGACAGGAAAACCTAATTGTGATAATTTATTTAAGGTTATCTGTAAAAAGGCCCTAAAGTTTCTCCAGGCAGGAGGTGGTAACGGTGCGGGTAGGTGTTACGCTGGCCTGCACGGAGTGCAAGCGCCGGAACTATACAACCACCAAGAACAAAAAGAACGATCCGGGCAGGATTGAACTGAAAAAATACTGCCGGTTCTGTCAAACACACACGCTGCATAAAGAAACCCGCTAGTAATTTTGGCAAAGCCGGCCAGGGAAGGCTTAGAGTAAGGGATGTGGCTAAATGATGGCTCTGTTGAAAAAAGGTGATAAAAGAGCCGGTGACGGAGGCGCGGCCGTCAAGTCGCTGCGGGAACGGGCTATTACAAAGGTGCCGGCCAAAAAAGAGGGGACCGGCAAGCTGGAAGAAGCGCGCAAATATATCCGCAGTGTGGTAAATGAAATGAAGAAAGTGCACTGGCCTACCCGGCGGGAAACCATCACTTACACCTCGGTCGTATTGGTGGCGGTGATCATTGTCGGAGCGCTCATCTGGATTTTTGACTCACTTTTGAGCAGGTTGCTCCAGCTGATCATTACCTGACTGACGTCCGGGAGGTGGAGGCGGCGGCTTGAACAAACACTGGTATGTTATCCATACTTATTCGGGTTATGAAAATAAGGTCAAGGCCAATCTGGAAAAGCGCATTGCCACAATGAACATGGAAGAAAAAATCTTCCGTATTCTTGTTCCCATGGAAGACGATGAGGAAATTAAAGATGGCAAGCGCAAAGTCAGTAAGCGCAAA
The Desulfurispora thermophila DSM 16022 genome window above contains:
- the secE gene encoding preprotein translocase subunit SecE; translated protein: MMALLKKGDKRAGDGGAAVKSLRERAITKVPAKKEGTGKLEEARKYIRSVVNEMKKVHWPTRRETITYTSVVLVAVIIVGALIWIFDSLLSRLLQLIIT
- the rpmG gene encoding 50S ribosomal protein L33; amino-acid sequence: MRVGVTLACTECKRRNYTTTKNKKNDPGRIELKKYCRFCQTHTLHKETR